One Aphidius gifuensis isolate YNYX2018 linkage group LG5, ASM1490517v1, whole genome shotgun sequence genomic region harbors:
- the LOC122858081 gene encoding inactivation-no-after-potential D protein produces MGRSQDENDRTKMRWGPRRIVRIQRDSENNFGFSIISGMVDTSNANGSIKRGIFIKSVEQMSPAGMTGNLRIGDRIVEIDGFENQTHDQVVETIRKSKGVIELGVQSLVFSSSETINEENNNEDINSIDNQQKMTTNKSAMRSIERDLSKDIISERKENDNGNRKSILRKQRTSSIKNSNAPIAKQKSEVKDTNQDAEIKKKFSSDESSEDEDSRFMEGNLYTKGGMEISRKSAGNVKRSQAEIEADPEQEDEFGYTMQKIRKKYKSLGKEVMLVTIKKNIQNVGISLAGHHDRTKMAVFICGLHPQGAAFECGQLKIGDEIIEANGHILKDRCHLNSSVVIKSLPGNNLKLVIRRRPTTDELAIPPVTIFPRTLDDSDQYTDFEGVRTIMAKKGHYGLGIMIVEGRHADVGKGIFISDVQIGSVAEEAGLEVGDMILGINSDTLLECTNDEATQILKRAEGMVKLVVCNPNKNKKEAASSDPKASSTTKEPGSKDDPKNNKEPAKPSEAKKPEAAVVKVVTGKPVTIELTRPKDSAIGMIVCGGANTPSGGVFVLDVYPGGIVEKDGKIKPGNLILEYGGENFKTVEYPRAQTLVLTMSGVIKINVLQDEPKTEQVDVELQRKPGKGVGISLTGFKNGNGAYITELLEGGSALESGLLSIGDQITSICKEDVKNSPIDNIITQMKISDPLQFQVTRYKVSK; encoded by the exons ATGGGTCGCAGTCAGGATGAAAATGATCGGACAAAAATGCGTTGGGGACCACGGAGAATTGTGCGCATACAAAGGGACTCGGAAAATAATTTTGGCTTTAGCATCATCAGTGGaatg gTTGACACAAGCAATGCAAATGGAAGTATCAAACGTGGGATTTTTATCAAGAGTGTTGAGCAAATGAGCCCAGCTGGAATGACTGGAAACTTacga aTTGGTGACCGTATTGTCGAAATTGACGGTTTCGAAAATCAAACTCATGATCAAGTTGTTGAAACTATAAGAAAAAGCAAAGGTGTCATTGAGCTTGGGGTTCAGTCTTTAGTATTTTCG AGTTCAGAAACAATAAATGAAGAGAATAACAATGAAGATATAAATAGCAttgataatcaacaaaaaatgacAACAAATAAATCTGCAATGAGATCAATTGag agGGATCTTTCGAAAGACATAATCTCTGAACGAAAGGAAAATGATAATGGAAATCGTAAATCAATCCTTCGGAAGCAACGAAc atCTTCAATAAAGAATTCAAATGCACCAATTGCTAAACAAAAAAGTGAAGTTAAAGATACTAATCAAGATgctgagattaaaaaaaaatttagctctGATGAAAGTTCAGAAGATGAAGATTCACGATTTATGGAAGGAAATTTGTACACAAAAGGTGGCATGGAA atATCTAGAAAAAGTGCTGGCAATGTTAAGCGTTCTCAAGCAGAAATAGAGGCAGATCCAGAACAAGAAGATGAATTTGGATATACAATgc aaaaaattcgaaaaaaatataaaagtctTGGTAAAGAAGTTATGTTGGttactatcaaaaaaaatattcagaatGTGGGAATTTCATTAGCTGGCCATCATGATAGAACAAAGATGGCAGTATTTATTTGTGGCTTGCATCCACAAGGTGCAGCTTTTGAATGTGGACAACTTAAAATTGGTGACGAAATAATAgag gCAAATGGACATATACTGAAAGACAGATGTCATCTTAATTCATCTGTCGTTATAAAAAGTTTGCCTGGTAATAATCTCAAACTCGTGATACGTAG ACGGCCGACAACTGATGAACTGGCAATTCCACCAGTCACAATATTTCCAAGAACACTTGATGACTCG gatCAATACACTGATTTTGAAGGAGTACGAACTATAATGGCGAAAAAG ggtCATTATGGTTTGGGAATAATGATTGTAGAAGGCAGACATGCTGATGTAGGAAAAGGCATTTTTATATCTGATGTGCAAATTGGAAGTGTGGCCGAAGAA gcTGGCCTAGAAGTTGGTGATATGATATTAGGTATAAATTCAGATACTTTACTCGAATGTACAAATGACGag gcaactcaaatattaaaaagagcAGAAGGAATGGTGAAATTAGTTGTATGTAatccaaataaaaacaaaaaagaagcTGCATCATCAGATCCAAAAGCATCATCAACCACAAAAGAACCAGGATCAAAAGATGATCCAAAAAATA ATAAAGAGCCAGCAAAGCCAAGTGAAGCTAAAAAACCAGAAGCTGCAGTTGTCAAAGTCGTTACTGGAAAACCTGTAACAATTGAATTAACAAGACCAAAAGATTCTGCAATTGGAATGATTGTATGTGGAGGAGCCAATACACCATCA GGTGGTGTGTTTGTATTGGACGTTTATCCTGGTGGAATTGTAGAAAAAGATGGCAAGATTAAACCAGGTAACTTAATTCTTGAATATGGaggtgaaaattttaaaactgtcGAGTATCCAAGAGCTCAAACACTGGTTCTAACAATGTCTGGAGTG ATTAAAATAAACGTCTTACAAGATGAGCCTAAAACCGAACAAGTAGATGTTGAATTACAAAGAAAACCAGGAAAAGGTGTTGGAATTTCATTGACTGGATTTAAAAATGGAAATGGAGCTTACATAACTGAACTG CTTGAAGGTGGCAGTGCATTAGAATCTGGGCTGCTATCTATTGGAGATCAAATAACATCAATTTGTAAAGAAGATGTCAAGAATAGtccaattgataatattataacacaaatgaaaatatctgATCCTCTTCAATTTCAAGTGACACGATATAaagtatcaaaataa
- the LOC122858143 gene encoding L-galactose dehydrogenase-like isoform X1 produces the protein MENLPATYVEGFHDLEAVKKMEYKQLGKTGLMVSKLSYGGGPLGCHYGIPDENEAIEAIRFAIRQGINYIDTGPWYGQGKSETIIGKALKGIPRKAYYIATKVGRYELDFDNMFDFSAEKTRKSFKKSLERLGVNYVDVLQVHDIEFAPSLDIIITQTLPELSKLVSEGKVKNIGITGYPVSVLKECIEKSNINIACVLSYSRYTLIDDTLLKYIPFFKEFNIGLISAAAPCMGLLTDQGPPAWHPADDDVKKQCKNAVEYCQNHGSKIVKLAVWFSMQCKDIDTHLIGMMNVKEVESNLATLHDGITDKEQQLLNEIQNKYLSNIKGRHWENKELTIYWNSIKK, from the exons AT GGAAAATCTTCCAGCAACTTATGTTGAAGGTTTCCACGACCTTGaggcagtaaaaaaaatggaatacaAACAATTAGGAAAAACAGGATTAATGGTTAGCAAATTGTCATATGGAGGAGGTCCACTTGGATGTCATTACGG AATTCCCGATGAAAATGAAGCGATTGAAGCAATAAGGTTTGCCATTCGTCAGGGAATAAATTACATTGATACAGGACCATGGTATGGGCAAGGAAAATCAGAAACTATTATTGGCAAA GCATTAAAAGGAATTCCTAGGAAAGCATATTATATTGCTACAAAAGTTGGAAGATATGAACTGGATTTTGATAATATGTTTGATTTTTCTGCAgaaaaaactcgaaaaagttttaaaaaaagtttagaaaGACTTGGAGTTAATTATGTTGATGTATTGCAA gTTCATGATATTGAATTTGCTCCGTCGTTAGACATAATTATTACTCAAACTCTTCCTGAGTTATCAAAGCTAGTGAGTGAAGGCAaggtaaaaaatattggaatAACTGGTTATCCAGTGTCAGTATTGAAAGAGTGCATTGAAAAAAGTAACATTAATATTGCATGTGTCTTATCATATTCACGCTACACACTTATTGATGATACTTTGCTGAAATACATTCCATTTTTTAAG GAGTTCAACATTGGCTTGATCAGTGCTGCAGCACCTTGCATGGGTTTGCTCACAGATCAAGGACCACCTGCATGGCATCcagctgatgatgatgtaaaaaaacaatgcaAAAATGCCGTTGAATATTGTCAAAATCATGGCAGTAAAATTGTTAAACTCGCTGTTTGGTTTTCAATGCAGTGCAAAGATATCGATACACATTTAATTGGCATGATGAATGTCAAAGAAGTTGAATCAAATCTTGCTACACTCCATGATGGAATTACAGATAAAGAACAACAATTGCTCAACGAAATACAAAACAA atatttatcaaatatcaaaGGGCGTCATTGGGAAAATAAAGAGCTTACAATTTATTGGAatagcataaaaaaataa
- the LOC122858143 gene encoding L-galactose dehydrogenase-like isoform X2 — protein sequence MEYKQLGKTGLMVSKLSYGGGPLGCHYGIPDENEAIEAIRFAIRQGINYIDTGPWYGQGKSETIIGKALKGIPRKAYYIATKVGRYELDFDNMFDFSAEKTRKSFKKSLERLGVNYVDVLQVHDIEFAPSLDIIITQTLPELSKLVSEGKVKNIGITGYPVSVLKECIEKSNINIACVLSYSRYTLIDDTLLKYIPFFKEFNIGLISAAAPCMGLLTDQGPPAWHPADDDVKKQCKNAVEYCQNHGSKIVKLAVWFSMQCKDIDTHLIGMMNVKEVESNLATLHDGITDKEQQLLNEIQNKYLSNIKGRHWENKELTIYWNSIKK from the exons atggaatacaAACAATTAGGAAAAACAGGATTAATGGTTAGCAAATTGTCATATGGAGGAGGTCCACTTGGATGTCATTACGG AATTCCCGATGAAAATGAAGCGATTGAAGCAATAAGGTTTGCCATTCGTCAGGGAATAAATTACATTGATACAGGACCATGGTATGGGCAAGGAAAATCAGAAACTATTATTGGCAAA GCATTAAAAGGAATTCCTAGGAAAGCATATTATATTGCTACAAAAGTTGGAAGATATGAACTGGATTTTGATAATATGTTTGATTTTTCTGCAgaaaaaactcgaaaaagttttaaaaaaagtttagaaaGACTTGGAGTTAATTATGTTGATGTATTGCAA gTTCATGATATTGAATTTGCTCCGTCGTTAGACATAATTATTACTCAAACTCTTCCTGAGTTATCAAAGCTAGTGAGTGAAGGCAaggtaaaaaatattggaatAACTGGTTATCCAGTGTCAGTATTGAAAGAGTGCATTGAAAAAAGTAACATTAATATTGCATGTGTCTTATCATATTCACGCTACACACTTATTGATGATACTTTGCTGAAATACATTCCATTTTTTAAG GAGTTCAACATTGGCTTGATCAGTGCTGCAGCACCTTGCATGGGTTTGCTCACAGATCAAGGACCACCTGCATGGCATCcagctgatgatgatgtaaaaaaacaatgcaAAAATGCCGTTGAATATTGTCAAAATCATGGCAGTAAAATTGTTAAACTCGCTGTTTGGTTTTCAATGCAGTGCAAAGATATCGATACACATTTAATTGGCATGATGAATGTCAAAGAAGTTGAATCAAATCTTGCTACACTCCATGATGGAATTACAGATAAAGAACAACAATTGCTCAACGAAATACAAAACAA atatttatcaaatatcaaaGGGCGTCATTGGGAAAATAAAGAGCTTACAATTTATTGGAatagcataaaaaaataa
- the LOC122858080 gene encoding prolyl endopeptidase-like translates to MEKFIYPEARRDEEFSEIYHGVEIKDPYRWLEDPESEETKQFVAAQNAVTRPYLDACPEKQDIYDRIKQMWDVPKSYCPRRHGDKYYFYRNTGLQNQSVLFVQDTLDSEPEMFFDPNSLSEDGSVAVSSKEFSKNGRILAYGLSSSGSDWSTIHFMDTETRKKYPEVLEKIKYSPITWTNDNLGIFYGTYIDQKGVTDGSETVGARDQKLCYHRIGTPQSEDVIVVEFPEEPLWRIGAIVSNCGKWLIITPRKDCRDNLVYFTSLEDNKLDGKLPLKKIVDKFEADYEFITTEGTSAIFRTNKNAPNYQLISIDLNDYASDKWTTLLPEHPEYVLDWAAAVDGDKFVACYIEDVKHVLKLHSLKTGEVIKKYTLEHDTIVGFSGDKDYSDFFFHSTSFTTPGIIYAVDLKKDLEAKVHHEMKVSGFDPKNYKTKQVFYPSKDGTLIPMFILTHKDAVLDGSMPALLYGYGGFNISIQATFSVTRLAFVQHLKGVVAIANIRGGGEYGEKWHNGGRFLNKQNGFDDFQYAAKYLIDNNYTCAEKLTIQGGSNGGLLVAACVNQRPDLFGAAIAEVGVMDMLRFHKFTVGYAWVSDYGCSDEKEHFENLIKYSPLHNVRPPSNNGQYPAVLLLTADHDDRVVPLHSLKLIATLQHTLGKLPQQTKPLMARIETKAGHGSGKPTSKIIGQSTDILAFIIRTLRLKFYK, encoded by the exons AtggagaaatttatttatccagaAGCTCGAAGAGATGAAGAATTTTCGGAAATATATCATGGAGTAGAG ataaaagaTCCATATCGATGGCTAGAAGATCCAGAATCTGAAGaaacaaaacaatttgttGCTGCACAAAATGCTGTTACCAGACCTTATTTGGATGCTTGTCCAGAAAAACAAGATATCTATGATCGTATTAAACAAATGTGGGATGTTCCAAAATCTTATTGTCCACGAAGACATGGTGATAAGTACTACTTTTATAGAAACACTGGTTTACAAAATCAAAG tGTGCTCTTTGTTCAGGATACACTTGACTCAGAACCAGAGATGTTTTTTGATCCCAATAGTCTATCAGAAGACGGCTCTGTGGCTGTTTCTAGTAAAGAGTTCAGCAAAAACGGTCGTATATTGGCTTATGGATTATCCAGTAGTGGCTCAGATTGGAGTACTATACATTTTATGGATACTGAAACAC gcAAAAAATACCCTGAAgtattggaaaaaattaagtattcACCAATAACTTGGACAAATGATAatcttggaattttttatgGTACATATATTGATCAAAAAGGTGTAACAGATGGTTCTGAAACAGTTGGAGCAAGAGatcaaaaattatgttatcaTCGTATTGGAACACCACAATCAGAggatgttattgttgttgaatttccAGAAGAACCATTATGGAGAAT TGGAGCTATTGTATCAAATTGTGGAAAATGGTTAATAATAACACCAAGAAAAGATTGTCGTGATAATCTAGTTTATTTTACTTCTCTTGAAGACAACAAGCTTGATGGAAAATtaccattgaaaaaaattgtcgaTAAATTTGAAGCTGATTATGAG TTTATCACAACTGAAGGAACAAGTGCAATATTTAGAACTAATAAAAATGCaccaaattatcaattgataagcattgatttaaatgattatgCTAGTGATAAATGGACTACATTACTTCCTGAACATCCAGAGTATGTTTTAGACTGGGCAGCTGCTGTTGATGGTGATAAATTTGTTGCATGTTACATTGAAGATGTcaaa caTGTTCTTAAACTGCACAGTTTAAAAACAGGAGaagtgattaaaaaatatacacttgAACATGATACAATTGTTGGATTTAGTGGTGATAAAGATTACTctgattttttctttcattcaaCTTCATTTACAACTCCTGGTATTATATATGCTGTTGATCTTAAAAAAGATTTAGAAGCAAAAGTTCATCATGAGATGAAAGTCAGTGGATTTGAtcctaaaaattacaaaactaaacaagttttttatcCAAGTAAAGATGGTACTCTTATACCAATGTTCATTTTAACCCACAAA gaTGCAGTTTTGGATGGATCAATGCCAGCTCTTTTATATGGATATGGTGGATTTAATATCAGCATTCAAGCAACATTCAGTGTCACAAGACTAGCATTTGTTCAGCATTTAAAGGGTGTAGTTGCAATTGCAAATATTCGTGGAGGagg aGAATACGGAGAAAAATGGCATAATGGTGGACGTTTTTTGAATAAGCAAAATGGCTTTGATGATTTTCAATATGcagcaaaatatttaattgataacaaTTACACTTGTGcagaaaaattaacaattcaaGGTGGAAGTAATGGTGGTTTATTGGTTGCTGCATGTGTTAATCAACGTCCTGATTTATTTGGTGCAGCAATTGCCGAAGTTGG TGTTATGGACATGCTACGTTTCCATAAATTTACTGTTGGATATGCTTGGGTATCTGATTATGGTTGTTCAGATGAAAAAGaacattttgaaaatttaattaaatattcaccTCTTCACAATGTACGTCCACCAAGTAACAATGGTCAATATCCAgcagtattattattgactGCTGATCATGATGATCGTGTAGTACCACTTCACAGCTTAAAATTAATAGCAACTCTTCAGCATACACTTGGAAAATTGCCACAACAAACTAAACCTCTTATGGCAAGAATTGAGACAAAAGCTGGCCACGGCAGTGGTAAGCCAACAAGTAAAatt aTTGGTCAAAGTACTGATATTTTAGCATTCATCATTAGAACTCTAAGATTAAagttctataaataa
- the LOC122858200 gene encoding DNA mismatch repair protein Mlh3-like, translating to MLDKIRRNDQKVRPCEPKSKMCEMTLTNSLLNNIKILNQVDLGFITAITELNDTLFVILIDQHAMDERIRYESLLRDYRNSKNIFKSMRLNRPIEISKVSLSIVSLVVNNRSQLFDYGINAVKKNDCTIIISTIPKCLGRIRNIENLTRHLENLLNEISEFVVKDVNVTTIPITIHNAIASEACHGAIKFGDTLDLATSQALINQWILTDMPNRCAHGRPVIIPLMQVNL from the exons ATGTTAGATAAGATTAGACGTAATGATCAAAAGGTCCGTCCATGTGAGCCAAAATCTAAAATGTGTGAAATGACGTTGACAAATTCTTTGCTCAACAACATAAAG ATTTTAAATCAAGTTGATTTGGGATTTATCACAGCAATAACTGAATTGAATGATACACTATTTGTGATTCTTATTGATCAACATGCAATGGATGAAAGAATTCGCTATGAAAGTCTTCTTCgag attacagaaattctaaaaatatctTCAAATCAATGCGTCTCAATCGACCAATTGAAATTTCGAAAGTTTCTCTTTCAATTGTTAGCTTAGTTGTGAACAACAGATCACAACTTTTTGATTATGGAATAAATGCtgtcaaaaaaaatgactgtacaataattatatcaacaatacCAAAGTGTCTTGGTCGAATTAGAAATATTGAGAATTTAACAAGACATTTGGAGAATTTACTCAACGAAATTTCAGAGTTTGTAGTTAAAGATGTTAATGTTACAACAATACCCATTACTATTCATAATGCAATAGCATCAGAGGCATGTCatg gtGCTATTAAATTTGGTGACACTTTGGATTTGGCCACATCTCAagcattgataaatcaatggATTTTAACTGACATGCCAAATCGATGTGCTCATGGACGTCCAGTAATTATTCCTCTTAtgcaagtaaatttataa
- the LOC122856525 gene encoding uncharacterized protein LOC122856525 has product MLEASTSTINLCLEKMIVCSLKTSPTSIAIRISQKNNCIEVIDNGRGLSLLELENLDGQCSKNCKNKFMDNFFESFKLIRAITSGVTIMTKQSNSDSYIKVFGDNTSSAMKIIDRPTHGMTVIVKDSKIFIHEKLQIKKLKISLALLALNRSEISFSVYDKDLNETIFGIEKYKKSSELLKIILKNEFDVEKYHFFENKLSGGTKIKGYVANDHTIAKIQKFFFNDELLNSFSIAKIIHNILPIIKKSLGHENSLNCNFENISFIIYIDCFSKCKLSEIFNTFEEASKEKNLKLLQPCLAEAFDVKLKLRGGKRNMKANKKSAIFVKKSSITRKRIFKYSKYCSVDYLINKPGIINEIEARESVDTKSSVKYHPPVLSNLPLKTSTEKIPQLFLEKIKYEYSKDSSINPANYSVNKPDTIQNEITSNKSDNIKNEITSIKSVDKKYYKAASPSNL; this is encoded by the exons ATGTTGGAAGCTAGTACATCAACAATCAATCTGTGCTTAGAAAAAATG ATAGTGTGTTCATTAAAAACTAGCCCAACATCAATAGCAATTAGAattagtcaaaaaaataattgtattgagGTTATTGACAATGGACGGGGACTATCATTGTTAGAGCTGGAAAATTTAGATGGACAATGctcaaaaaattgcaaaaataaatttatggatAACTTTTTTGAGTCATTCAAATTAATACGAGCGATTACTTCTGGAGTAACTATCATGACAAAGCAATCAAACTCAGATTCATACATAAAA GTCTTCGGGGATAACACGTCTTCTGCgatgaaaattattgatagGCCAACTCATGGTATGACAGTGATCGTAaaagattcaaaaatatttatccacgaaaaactacaaattaaaaaattaaaaatttcactgGCACTGTTGGCTTTAAATCGTTctgag atTTCTTTTTCCGTTTACGACAAGGATTTAAATGAgacaatatttggaattgaaaaatacaaaaagtcatcagaattattaaaaattattttaaaaaatgaatttgatgtagagaaatatcattttttcgaaaataaattatctggtGGAACAAAAATTAAAGGATATGTTGCGAATGATCATACCATCGCTAaaattcaaaagtttttttttaatgatgaattattaaattcattttctaTTGCTAAAAtcatacataatattttaccgattattaaaaaatctcttggacatgaaaattcattaaattgtaatttcgaaaatatttcttttataatttatatcgaTTGCTTTTCGAAATGTAAATTGTCAGAGATATTTAATACTTTCGAAGAAGctagtaaagaaaaaaatttgaagttACTTCAGCCTTGTCTTGCTGAAGCTTTTGATGTAAAATTGAAACTTCGAGGTGGCAAAAGAAACATGAAAGCCAATAAAAAGTCAGcgatatttgtaaaaaaatcaagcatCACacgaaaaagaatttttaaatattcaaaatactGTTCAGTcgattatttgataaataaaccgGGCATTATAAATGAAATCGAAGCACGCGAGAGTGTTGATACAAAATCTAGTGTAAAATATCATCCACctgtattatcaaatttaccCTTGAAAACATCAACGGAAAAAATTCCCCAACTATTTTTGGAAAAGATCAAGTATGAATACTCGAAAGACTCTTCAATTAATCCAGCTAATTATTCGGTAAATAAACCAGATACaatacaaaatgaaattacatcaaataaaagtgataatattaaaaatgaaattacatcaattaaaagtgtagataaaaaatattataaagctGCATCACCAAGT AATTTAtag